The Mycolicibacterium boenickei genome has a segment encoding these proteins:
- a CDS encoding DUF5642 family protein, with protein MRPFAVPAALLMCTLACGVACGSQQAPEPVQPSSASRTTGDAATVNPARIERARQDLPPGYEVVPIEPQATPVSLWGFGPDWRADPAACGALAAREVEPTRGWSASGPGGIVYAGVSKLGPGVPADRGDPPCEQWSVSGGHSVGTVTAVAAPSIEDAVTAGMSTAVTTIVEGGTETRSHADTFTADLGAGYHVFVSVVTDPGSPNPALDPSFASDLLVKTVSALRSR; from the coding sequence GTGCGCCCTTTCGCCGTCCCGGCGGCCCTGCTGATGTGCACCCTGGCTTGCGGGGTGGCATGCGGATCCCAGCAGGCACCGGAGCCGGTGCAGCCATCGTCAGCGTCGCGCACCACCGGCGATGCCGCCACAGTGAACCCGGCCCGCATCGAGCGGGCGCGGCAGGACTTGCCGCCCGGTTACGAGGTGGTACCCATCGAGCCGCAGGCGACCCCGGTATCGCTGTGGGGATTCGGCCCCGACTGGCGGGCCGACCCGGCCGCCTGCGGCGCGCTGGCCGCCCGTGAAGTCGAGCCAACCCGGGGTTGGTCGGCATCGGGGCCCGGCGGCATCGTGTACGCGGGCGTCTCGAAGCTGGGGCCGGGTGTGCCCGCGGATCGCGGCGACCCACCGTGTGAGCAGTGGAGTGTGTCCGGCGGACATTCCGTCGGAACCGTCACCGCCGTCGCGGCGCCGTCGATCGAGGATGCGGTGACCGCCGGGATGTCCACGGCCGTCACCACGATCGTCGAAGGGGGCACCGAAACCCGGTCCCATGCCGACACGTTCACCGCGGATCTGGGCGCCGGCTATCACGTGTTCGTCAGCGTGGTCACCGACCCAGGCTCGCCGAACCCCGCGCTCGACCCATCGTTCGCCTCCGACCTGCTGGTGAAAACGGTTTCGGCGTTACGTTCCCGGTAA
- a CDS encoding enoyl-CoA hydratase/isomerase family protein, with amino-acid sequence MDFSDYQQLTLTRRDNGVLLITLNRPEKYNAADEGMHTELANIWKDVAADPQTRVAVITGAGKAFSAGGDLAMVERMAGDYDRVSHMLGEMSDLVYNMINCDKPIVSAINGVAVGAGAVAALLADVAIIAEDARIGDGHVKLGVAAGDHAAIIWPLLAGTAKAKYYLMTGEMIDGVEAERIGMVAKALPREEVLDEALRIADNLATGAQQAIRLTKRALNNWLRNAGPIFDQSAAYEMLTFLGPDVVEGYTALREKRAPHFPSARPTTGQ; translated from the coding sequence ATGGATTTCTCCGACTACCAGCAGCTGACGCTGACCCGCCGGGACAACGGCGTCCTGCTGATCACCCTGAACCGGCCGGAGAAGTACAACGCGGCCGACGAAGGCATGCACACCGAACTGGCCAACATCTGGAAGGACGTGGCCGCCGACCCGCAGACCCGGGTCGCGGTGATCACCGGTGCCGGTAAAGCTTTCAGTGCCGGCGGGGACCTGGCCATGGTGGAGCGGATGGCCGGTGACTACGACCGGGTCTCACACATGCTCGGCGAGATGAGCGATCTGGTCTACAACATGATCAACTGCGACAAGCCGATCGTGTCCGCGATCAACGGCGTCGCGGTCGGGGCCGGCGCGGTGGCAGCCCTGCTCGCCGACGTTGCGATCATCGCCGAGGACGCCCGGATCGGCGACGGTCACGTCAAGCTGGGTGTGGCGGCCGGCGACCACGCGGCCATCATCTGGCCCCTGCTGGCCGGGACGGCGAAGGCGAAGTACTACCTGATGACCGGCGAGATGATCGACGGCGTCGAGGCCGAGCGGATCGGCATGGTCGCCAAAGCCCTTCCGCGCGAGGAGGTTCTGGACGAGGCGCTGCGGATCGCGGACAATCTGGCCACCGGCGCCCAGCAGGCGATCCGGCTGACCAAGCGTGCGCTCAACAACTGGTTGCGCAATGCAGGCCCGATCTTCGACCAGTCCGCGGCTTACGAGATGTTGACCTTTCTCGGACCGGACGTGGTGGAGGGTTACACCGCTCTTCGGGAAAAGCGCGCGCCGCACTTCCCGTCGGCGCGGCCGACGACCGGTCAGTAG
- a CDS encoding helix-turn-helix transcriptional regulator, whose translation MIDRAGLAAFLVRRRGALQPEDVGLPRGQRRRTTGLRREEVAALCHMSTDYYSRLERERGPQPSEQMIASIAQGLHLSLDERDHLFRLAGHQPPVRGASSDHISPGMLRIFDRLTDTPAEIVTELGETLRQTPLGVALVGDLCRYTGPSRSIGYRWFTDPSVRGLYPREDHEFYSRMYVSGLRGVFALRGPGSRAARFAELLTAESEEFGLLWNQHEVGIRPRDIKRYRHPEVGSLELNCQILLDPEQSHSLLVYTAVPGSESYEKLQLLSVVGVPSP comes from the coding sequence ATGATCGATCGAGCCGGCCTGGCGGCATTCCTGGTCCGCCGCCGCGGGGCGCTGCAGCCCGAGGACGTCGGGCTCCCACGTGGACAACGCCGCCGAACGACTGGGCTGCGGCGCGAGGAAGTCGCCGCGCTGTGCCACATGTCGACCGACTACTACTCGCGGCTGGAGCGGGAACGCGGCCCGCAGCCCTCGGAGCAGATGATCGCCTCGATCGCACAGGGGCTGCATCTGTCCCTTGACGAGCGGGACCACCTGTTCCGCCTCGCCGGACATCAACCGCCGGTGCGTGGAGCGAGCAGTGATCACATCAGCCCCGGCATGCTGCGAATCTTCGACCGGCTCACCGACACCCCGGCCGAGATCGTCACCGAGCTGGGGGAGACCCTGCGGCAGACCCCGCTCGGTGTCGCCCTGGTCGGAGACCTGTGCCGGTACACCGGGCCGTCGCGCAGCATCGGGTACCGCTGGTTCACCGACCCGTCGGTGCGGGGCCTCTATCCGCGCGAGGACCACGAATTCTATTCGCGGATGTACGTTTCCGGGCTTCGAGGCGTCTTCGCACTGCGTGGTCCAGGGTCCAGGGCGGCTCGATTCGCCGAATTGCTCACCGCCGAAAGCGAGGAGTTCGGGCTGCTGTGGAATCAGCACGAGGTCGGCATCAGACCGCGAGACATCAAGCGCTATCGGCATCCCGAGGTCGGGAGTCTCGAACTGAACTGCCAGATCCTGCTCGACCCCGAGCAGTCCCACTCACTCCTCGTCTACACCGCGGTGCCGGGCAGCGAGAGCTACGAGAAGCTGCAGCTGCTTTCGGTGGTCGGTGTGCCGTCGCCGTAA
- a CDS encoding aldehyde dehydrogenase family protein, with protein MELQTVLEELRDRPGTGETIAVIDPATEEQITEFRDCGPDAVDEAVAAAKAAYQSGIWTDVPARHRAKVLWKLGDLIDEHAAEFAELESLDAGMPPMQAEMIVSTCAEFFRYYAGWCTKLNGSSYQVQMEGGVNSNYSNLHAYTTKEPYGVVGLIYPWNGPLFNACAKIAPALAAGCSSVVKPAEETPLSAVLLERLIGEAGVPDGVANFVIGYGATAGAAITAHPDVEKVAFTGSTEVGKQIMRDSADNLKKVTLELGGKSPVLIYEDADLDMAIMMASMGIFVHSGQGCVCGSRIFVQRSVYERVVQGIAMIGDNLVLGGPKDEGAMISPLVSQKQLDRVLGYIDQGKRDGAEIVSGGYRLDRKGYFVKPTVVTNVDPATSSLYKEEIFGPVVTILPFDDDDEAVAMANDTSYGLAATVWTTNLARAHSLGRRLQAGMVGLNCQLTFDHNVPFGGYKQSGVGKEFGYEGIDAYLKTKSIWAQL; from the coding sequence ATGGAACTGCAGACGGTTTTGGAAGAGCTCCGCGACCGACCGGGCACGGGCGAGACCATCGCGGTCATCGACCCCGCGACCGAGGAACAGATCACCGAGTTCCGCGACTGCGGGCCCGACGCGGTCGACGAGGCCGTCGCCGCCGCGAAAGCCGCCTACCAGTCCGGGATTTGGACCGACGTCCCGGCCCGCCACCGCGCCAAGGTGCTCTGGAAGCTGGGCGATCTGATCGACGAGCACGCAGCGGAATTCGCCGAGCTGGAGTCGTTGGACGCCGGGATGCCCCCGATGCAGGCAGAGATGATCGTCTCCACCTGCGCGGAGTTCTTCCGCTACTACGCGGGCTGGTGCACCAAGCTCAACGGCAGCAGCTACCAGGTGCAGATGGAGGGCGGGGTCAACAGCAACTATTCCAACCTGCACGCCTACACCACCAAGGAACCGTATGGCGTGGTAGGCCTCATCTACCCGTGGAACGGCCCGCTGTTCAACGCCTGCGCCAAGATCGCCCCGGCCCTGGCGGCCGGCTGCTCCAGCGTCGTCAAGCCCGCCGAGGAGACCCCGCTGTCAGCGGTGCTGCTGGAGCGGCTGATCGGTGAAGCCGGCGTGCCGGACGGCGTGGCGAACTTCGTCATCGGATACGGCGCCACCGCGGGTGCCGCGATCACCGCGCACCCCGACGTGGAGAAGGTCGCCTTCACCGGCTCGACCGAGGTCGGCAAGCAGATCATGCGGGACTCCGCGGACAACCTGAAGAAGGTGACCCTGGAGCTGGGCGGCAAGTCCCCGGTGCTGATCTACGAAGATGCCGACCTCGACATGGCGATCATGATGGCCTCGATGGGCATCTTCGTGCACTCGGGGCAGGGCTGCGTGTGTGGATCACGAATCTTTGTGCAGCGCAGCGTTTATGAACGTGTGGTGCAGGGGATCGCGATGATCGGAGACAACCTGGTGCTGGGCGGCCCGAAGGACGAGGGCGCGATGATCAGCCCGCTCGTCAGCCAGAAGCAGCTCGACCGCGTGCTGGGCTACATCGACCAGGGCAAGCGCGACGGGGCCGAAATCGTTTCCGGCGGCTACCGATTGGACCGCAAGGGCTACTTCGTCAAGCCCACCGTCGTCACCAACGTCGACCCGGCCACCAGCTCGCTGTACAAGGAAGAGATTTTCGGCCCGGTGGTCACCATCCTCCCGTTCGACGATGACGACGAAGCCGTCGCGATGGCCAACGACACCAGCTACGGCCTGGCCGCGACCGTCTGGACCACCAACCTGGCGCGTGCGCACAGCCTGGGCAGGCGGCTGCAGGCCGGCATGGTGGGGCTGAACTGCCAGCTGACGTTCGACCACAACGTGCCGTTCGGCGGCTACAAGCAGTCCGGCGTCGGCAAGGAATTCGGATACGAGGGCATCGACGCTTATCTCAAGACCAAGTCGATCTGGGCGCAGCTGTAG
- a CDS encoding LpqN/LpqT family lipoprotein, whose amino-acid sequence MTTSMRAGGIVIAAVALGVMLTGCGGKTVSGTATEATGSSETSTETTKTKADEPSTPSAGHQYTIVDYIRDNNITETPVHRGDPGTPQLDMPIPEGWADATSSAPEWAWGAIVSTDPEFAADPPSIIALMSKLTGDVDPAKILEYAPNEIRNLPGYENQGDGSADELSGFDAYQIGGTYVKDGATRLIAQKTVVIPGADGLFVLQFNADGTEDQMGPLMDATAAIDEQTVITP is encoded by the coding sequence ATGACCACGTCAATGAGGGCCGGCGGAATCGTCATCGCCGCCGTCGCGCTCGGGGTCATGTTGACCGGCTGCGGCGGCAAGACGGTGTCCGGCACCGCAACCGAGGCGACCGGGAGCAGCGAGACGAGCACCGAGACCACCAAGACCAAGGCCGATGAACCGAGCACTCCCTCGGCCGGGCACCAGTACACGATCGTCGACTACATCCGTGACAACAACATCACCGAGACGCCGGTGCACCGCGGCGATCCGGGCACACCCCAGCTGGACATGCCGATTCCCGAAGGCTGGGCGGACGCGACCTCATCGGCTCCCGAATGGGCCTGGGGCGCAATCGTATCCACCGATCCGGAGTTCGCCGCCGATCCGCCCTCGATCATCGCGCTGATGTCCAAACTGACCGGCGACGTGGACCCGGCCAAGATCCTGGAGTACGCCCCGAACGAGATCAGGAACCTTCCGGGCTACGAGAACCAGGGCGACGGGTCGGCAGACGAACTGAGCGGCTTCGATGCGTATCAGATCGGCGGCACGTACGTGAAGGACGGCGCCACCCGGTTGATCGCGCAGAAAACCGTGGTGATCCCCGGAGCCGACGGGCTGTTCGTGTTGCAGTTCAATGCCGATGGCACCGAGGATCAGATGGGCCCGTTGATGGACGCGACCGCGGCCATCGACGAGCAGACGGTCATCACGCCGTAG
- a CDS encoding GNAT family N-acetyltransferase: MADLTEISADDLAALEFFAGCRPPVLAPLTALLRPLAAVPGQVLIRQGDPALTFMLIASGRTRVVHEAADGQAVVADLEPGLIIGEIALLRDAARTATVTALDPVSGWVGDRDAFEVILHLPGMFDRLVRIARQRLAGFITPIPVQMRNGDWFYLRPVLPGDVERTLNGPVEFSSETLYRRFQSVRKPTKALLEYLFEVDYADHFVWVMTEGALGPVVADARVVREGHDATTAEVAFTVGDDYQGRGIGTFLMDALVVSANYLGIQRFTARVLSDNYAMRRILDRLGAVWEREDLGVVLTDVAVPAIDTLSLEPELAAKITDVTRQVIRAVSQ, encoded by the coding sequence GTGGCCGATCTGACCGAGATCAGCGCCGACGACCTGGCGGCACTGGAATTCTTCGCCGGATGTCGGCCGCCCGTGCTGGCACCGCTGACCGCCCTGCTGCGGCCGCTGGCGGCGGTGCCGGGCCAGGTGCTGATCCGGCAGGGTGACCCGGCCCTCACCTTCATGCTGATCGCCTCCGGGCGCACCCGGGTGGTCCATGAGGCGGCCGACGGCCAGGCCGTCGTCGCCGATCTGGAACCCGGGCTGATCATCGGCGAGATCGCGCTGCTGCGCGACGCGGCGCGCACCGCCACGGTCACCGCCCTCGATCCGGTGAGCGGCTGGGTGGGTGACCGCGACGCATTCGAGGTCATCCTTCACCTGCCGGGAATGTTCGACCGGTTGGTTCGCATCGCCCGCCAGCGGCTGGCCGGGTTCATCACGCCGATCCCGGTGCAGATGCGCAACGGCGACTGGTTCTATCTACGGCCGGTGCTGCCCGGCGACGTCGAACGCACTCTGAACGGGCCCGTCGAGTTCTCCAGCGAGACCCTCTACCGGCGATTCCAATCCGTGCGCAAGCCGACCAAGGCACTGCTGGAGTATCTGTTCGAGGTCGATTACGCGGACCATTTCGTCTGGGTGATGACCGAGGGCGCGCTGGGGCCGGTGGTCGCCGACGCCCGCGTGGTCCGCGAGGGACACGACGCGACGACGGCCGAGGTGGCGTTCACCGTCGGTGACGACTATCAGGGCCGCGGTATCGGCACCTTCCTGATGGACGCACTGGTGGTGTCGGCGAACTACCTTGGAATTCAACGCTTCACCGCACGTGTGCTGAGTGACAACTACGCCATGCGGCGCATCCTGGACCGGCTCGGCGCGGTCTGGGAGCGTGAGGATCTCGGGGTGGTACTCACCGACGTCGCGGTGCCCGCCATCGACACGTTGAGCCTGGAACCCGAGCTGGCGGCGAAGATCACAGACGTGACGCGCCAGGTGATCCGGGCGGTGAGCCAGTGA
- a CDS encoding TOBE domain-containing protein gives MPDIRVREAAELLGVSDDTVRRWIDDGALPAHLDGSGRKVIDGAALAAFARANAAAAPKDPLGIGSSARNRFAGLVTDVIADGVMAQVEMQCGPFTVVSLMSSQSVRELGLAPGSIAVAVVKATTVIVETPKGQS, from the coding sequence GTGCCAGACATCCGGGTCCGCGAGGCGGCCGAACTGCTCGGGGTCAGCGACGACACCGTGCGGCGCTGGATCGACGACGGGGCTCTGCCTGCCCATCTCGACGGATCCGGGCGCAAGGTGATCGACGGCGCCGCGCTGGCGGCGTTCGCCCGCGCCAACGCCGCTGCGGCGCCCAAGGATCCGCTCGGCATCGGCAGCTCGGCGCGCAACCGCTTCGCCGGGCTGGTCACCGACGTCATCGCCGACGGGGTGATGGCACAGGTGGAGATGCAGTGCGGGCCGTTCACCGTGGTGTCGCTGATGAGCAGCCAGTCGGTACGTGAACTCGGCCTGGCTCCGGGCAGCATCGCCGTCGCGGTGGTCAAGGCCACGACCGTGATCGTGGAAACCCCGAAAGGACAATCGTGA
- a CDS encoding DUF5642 family protein, whose translation MSNRNVLLATAGVLACATGLVACGQSDQSDAAHADIANVAKVRSTFGPEFKVTDVAPTGIDPKMLASHKMPPGVKVDPADCAKFAEGQSLPEGLKGNMAATTAEGAGNRFIVLAVETSEPVPVNAPGDDCKKVKFLGPGVRGQVDVVEAPQIEGARTIGTHRIVQTVMGGQARTGELFNYVASFDTFMVIVTANPLVEPGKPVSPVDDKRARDLLSAAVADVRG comes from the coding sequence ATGTCGAACCGCAACGTGTTACTCGCCACCGCGGGCGTCCTTGCCTGCGCCACCGGATTGGTCGCGTGCGGTCAATCGGACCAGTCGGATGCCGCCCACGCGGACATCGCCAACGTCGCCAAGGTGCGCTCCACCTTCGGCCCGGAGTTCAAGGTCACCGATGTGGCGCCCACCGGGATCGACCCGAAAATGCTGGCGTCGCACAAGATGCCGCCCGGGGTGAAGGTCGATCCTGCCGATTGCGCGAAATTCGCCGAGGGCCAGTCGTTGCCGGAGGGGCTCAAGGGCAACATGGCCGCCACCACGGCCGAAGGTGCGGGTAACCGGTTCATCGTGCTGGCCGTCGAGACCTCTGAGCCGGTCCCGGTGAACGCCCCGGGTGACGACTGCAAGAAGGTGAAGTTCCTGGGCCCCGGGGTGCGCGGTCAGGTGGACGTGGTCGAGGCCCCGCAGATCGAGGGGGCCCGCACCATCGGGACTCACCGCATCGTGCAGACCGTGATGGGTGGCCAGGCGCGCACCGGTGAGTTGTTCAACTACGTCGCCAGTTTCGACACGTTCATGGTGATCGTCACCGCCAACCCGCTGGTGGAGCCGGGCAAGCCGGTGTCGCCGGTGGACGACAAGCGGGCTCGTGATCTGCTCAGCGCCGCCGTCGCCGACGTGAGGGGCTAG
- a CDS encoding TetR/AcrR family transcriptional regulator produces MEDQPAGSSRVARRRDRRKAEIVKTATRILTESGYQGMSLEDVAEQTDIAKATLYHYFSSKDALVSAALETLTQEVLQRLAVREQALGNTGAREHLAAVIDEQIRILTETAPEVAAVFSWPRGWPAVFDEPMKDMRRRHDAVFRKVVQRGVSEGEFTCPDVNVALQCLHGILNQSSVWIGPGMHDDDRAELRAAIVDRALCLFY; encoded by the coding sequence GTGGAGGATCAGCCGGCGGGCTCCAGTCGCGTGGCGCGCCGCCGTGACCGGCGTAAGGCCGAGATCGTCAAGACGGCCACCCGAATCCTGACCGAGTCCGGCTATCAGGGGATGAGCCTGGAAGACGTCGCCGAGCAGACTGACATCGCCAAGGCCACTCTCTACCACTACTTTTCGTCCAAGGATGCCTTGGTGTCCGCTGCGCTGGAGACCCTCACCCAGGAGGTGTTGCAGCGGCTGGCGGTCCGTGAGCAGGCCCTGGGAAATACCGGTGCTCGCGAGCATCTCGCGGCCGTGATCGATGAACAGATTCGCATCCTCACCGAAACCGCACCCGAGGTGGCTGCGGTGTTCTCGTGGCCGCGGGGCTGGCCTGCGGTCTTCGACGAGCCGATGAAGGACATGCGCCGCCGTCACGACGCGGTGTTCCGCAAGGTGGTGCAGCGCGGCGTATCCGAAGGCGAATTCACCTGTCCGGACGTCAATGTCGCGTTGCAGTGCCTGCACGGCATTCTCAACCAGTCCTCGGTCTGGATCGGACCGGGGATGCACGACGACGACCGCGCGGAACTGCGCGCCGCGATCGTCGACCGGGCCCTGTGCCTGTTCTACTGA
- a CDS encoding shikimate 5-dehydrogenase, which produces MTASGRRPPLNKDTRVCISLAARPSNIGTRFHNYLYEELGLDYLYKAFTTTDIAAAIGGVRALGIRGCSVSMPFKKDVMALVDEIEPSALAIDAVNTIVNDLSVPGGHLVASNTDYLAVQELVDRLDPDDAVLMRGSGGMAKAVGAALRDKGFRKGTVVARNNEAGRALAETLGYGYAPEVGSLTAPILVNVTPIGMADGPDEHRSAFDPATIEAAVAVVDVVAMPAETPLIIAARAAGLPVITGAEVIALQAAEQFERYTGVRPTPEQVAAASAFSRQPATA; this is translated from the coding sequence ATGACCGCCAGTGGCCGAAGGCCACCTTTGAACAAGGACACCAGGGTGTGCATCTCGCTGGCGGCCCGGCCCAGCAACATCGGGACCCGGTTTCACAACTATCTCTACGAAGAACTCGGGCTGGACTACCTCTACAAGGCCTTCACCACAACCGATATCGCCGCGGCGATCGGAGGCGTGCGGGCCCTGGGCATCCGGGGTTGCTCGGTGTCGATGCCGTTCAAGAAGGACGTCATGGCACTCGTCGACGAGATCGAACCGTCGGCGCTGGCGATCGACGCGGTCAACACGATCGTCAACGACCTCTCGGTGCCCGGCGGCCACCTCGTCGCGTCCAACACCGACTACCTGGCGGTCCAGGAACTCGTCGACCGGTTGGACCCCGACGATGCGGTGCTGATGCGGGGCAGCGGTGGCATGGCCAAGGCGGTGGGGGCAGCATTGCGGGACAAGGGGTTTCGCAAGGGCACTGTCGTCGCGCGTAACAACGAGGCCGGGCGGGCGCTGGCCGAGACGCTCGGTTACGGCTATGCGCCCGAGGTCGGTTCGCTGACGGCACCGATCCTGGTCAACGTGACCCCGATCGGGATGGCTGACGGGCCCGACGAACACCGCAGCGCGTTCGATCCGGCCACCATCGAGGCGGCCGTTGCCGTGGTCGACGTGGTGGCGATGCCCGCCGAAACTCCGCTGATCATCGCGGCCAGGGCCGCGGGCCTGCCGGTCATCACCGGCGCAGAGGTGATCGCGCTGCAGGCCGCGGAACAATTCGAGCGCTACACGGGTGTGCGGCCGACGCCTGAGCAGGTGGCCGCGGCGTCGGCCTTCTCCCGGCAGCCTGCTACGGCGTGA
- a CDS encoding SDR family NAD(P)-dependent oxidoreductase translates to MRFDNKVAVVTGAASGIGRAIAIALAESGATVAAVDRDEAGLIRTVHDCANATAHVVDLADQEAVSTLRDAVVAVHGPPAVLVNAAGFDRVEPFMSNDDTLWQGLVAVNFLGPVRLTHAFLETILAEGGTAKIVNIASDAGRVGSLGETVYAGTKGGLIAFTKSLAREMARHQINVNCVCPGPTDTPLFDSLPDKVRDGLIRAIPFRRVAKPEEVAKAVLFFASDDASFITGQVLSVSGGLTMAG, encoded by the coding sequence ATGCGATTCGACAACAAAGTCGCTGTGGTCACGGGTGCGGCCTCGGGGATCGGTCGGGCCATCGCGATCGCGTTGGCGGAGTCCGGCGCGACCGTGGCCGCCGTCGACCGCGATGAGGCAGGGCTCATCCGGACGGTGCACGACTGCGCGAACGCCACCGCGCACGTGGTCGATCTGGCCGACCAGGAGGCGGTGAGCACACTGCGCGATGCCGTCGTGGCCGTGCACGGTCCACCCGCCGTCCTCGTCAACGCGGCGGGCTTCGATCGGGTCGAGCCGTTCATGTCCAATGACGACACGCTCTGGCAGGGATTGGTCGCGGTGAACTTTCTCGGGCCGGTCCGGCTCACGCATGCCTTCCTCGAAACGATCCTCGCCGAGGGAGGTACGGCAAAGATCGTCAACATTGCCAGTGATGCGGGGCGGGTGGGCAGTCTGGGGGAGACGGTGTACGCCGGTACAAAGGGTGGCTTGATCGCCTTCACCAAGTCGCTCGCGCGCGAGATGGCCCGCCATCAGATCAACGTCAACTGTGTTTGCCCTGGACCGACCGACACCCCGCTGTTCGATTCGCTTCCGGACAAGGTCCGCGACGGGCTCATCAGAGCCATCCCGTTCCGCCGGGTCGCGAAACCTGAGGAGGTCGCCAAAGCTGTGCTCTTCTTCGCCTCCGACGATGCCAGCTTCATTACTGGCCAAGTCCTCAGTGTCAGTGGGGGCTTGACGATGGCCGGCTGA
- the modA gene encoding molybdate ABC transporter substrate-binding protein, producing MFALALSTVGATALIAGCSSSDNTAGGSITVFAAASLKSAFTEIGEQFKTDNPGASVEFSFAGSSDLVTQLTQGADADVFASADTRNMDKAVAADLVEGAPVTFATNTLTIAVAPGNPKGIKSFADLAKPDTSVVVCAPPVPCGGATEKVEKATGVTLSPVSEETSVTDVLGKVTSGQADAGLVYVTDVAGAGDKVTSVAFPEAAQAVNSYPIAVLKGSAQAELAHRFVDLVTGEAGQKALAKAGFAKP from the coding sequence ATGTTCGCCTTGGCGCTCAGCACGGTCGGCGCGACCGCCCTGATCGCGGGCTGCTCCTCGTCCGACAACACGGCGGGCGGCTCGATCACGGTGTTCGCCGCCGCGTCGCTGAAATCGGCGTTCACCGAGATCGGCGAGCAGTTCAAGACCGACAACCCGGGGGCCTCGGTGGAGTTCTCGTTCGCCGGATCCTCGGACCTGGTCACCCAGCTCACCCAGGGGGCCGACGCCGACGTGTTCGCCTCGGCCGACACCCGGAACATGGACAAGGCGGTGGCCGCGGATCTCGTCGAGGGTGCCCCGGTCACATTCGCCACCAACACCCTGACCATCGCCGTCGCGCCGGGAAACCCCAAGGGCATCAAGTCTTTCGCCGACCTGGCCAAGCCGGACACCAGCGTTGTGGTGTGCGCGCCGCCGGTGCCCTGCGGTGGCGCGACCGAAAAGGTCGAGAAGGCGACCGGCGTGACACTGTCCCCGGTGAGTGAGGAGACCTCGGTCACCGACGTGCTGGGCAAGGTGACCAGCGGACAGGCCGACGCGGGTCTGGTCTACGTCACAGACGTCGCCGGAGCGGGAGACAAGGTGACCAGCGTGGCGTTTCCCGAGGCCGCCCAGGCCGTCAACAGCTATCCCATCGCCGTGCTCAAAGGGTCCGCACAAGCCGAACTGGCACACCGTTTCGTCGACCTGGTGACCGGTGAGGCCGGCCAAAAGGCGCTCGCCAAGGCCGGATTCGCCAAGCCCTGA
- a CDS encoding alpha-ketoglutarate-dependent dioxygenase AlkB, giving the protein MELALQGSLFEHAERRRLGNGAWVELRSGWLPDADSLFEELMDGIPWRSEEREMYDRVVAVPRLVSFHHLLNEPVPHPRLKQIRRRLNDTFGGELGEPFTTAGLCLYRDGNDSVAWHGDTIGRSRSEDTMVAIVGLGATRVFALRPRGGGHALRLQHRHGDLLVMGGSCQRTWEHSIPKTTSLVGPRISIQFRPHDVR; this is encoded by the coding sequence ATGGAGCTGGCGTTGCAAGGCTCACTGTTCGAGCACGCTGAACGTCGTCGACTCGGCAACGGCGCCTGGGTGGAGTTGCGCTCGGGCTGGCTGCCCGACGCCGACTCGCTGTTCGAGGAGCTGATGGACGGGATCCCGTGGCGCTCCGAGGAGCGCGAGATGTATGACCGGGTGGTCGCGGTGCCGCGCCTGGTGAGCTTTCATCACCTGCTCAACGAGCCGGTGCCGCACCCACGGCTCAAGCAGATCCGGCGCAGGCTCAACGACACCTTCGGCGGTGAGCTCGGCGAGCCGTTCACCACCGCGGGCCTGTGCCTGTACCGCGACGGCAACGACAGCGTCGCCTGGCACGGCGACACCATCGGCCGCAGCCGCAGCGAGGACACCATGGTGGCCATCGTCGGGCTCGGCGCGACAAGAGTTTTCGCGTTGCGTCCGCGCGGTGGCGGTCACGCCCTGCGGCTGCAGCATCGCCACGGTGACCTGCTGGTGATGGGCGGATCGTGCCAGCGCACCTGGGAGCATTCGATCCCGAAGACCACGAGCCTGGTGGGTCCGCGGATCAGCATCCAGTTCCGCCCGCACGACGTGCGCTGA